Proteins from a single region of Heterodontus francisci isolate sHetFra1 chromosome 29, sHetFra1.hap1, whole genome shotgun sequence:
- the LOC137345652 gene encoding E3 ubiquitin-protein ligase TRIM69-like, whose amino-acid sequence MSTTPFDCKVDLPFVEWHEKVAGSSERAPSSELRVRVGKHPVPSGRLTRRYDYGPPLSHLRTRFIPFQNQIGFVTKDYKYAGCNEPASNPTSRTDASEETPRKRSFKNSTEENKRKSPAYLTLNPNTAHPRLLLSDDLTIVTYGDVKQDVPDNSERFDTCVCVLGSEAFASGKHYWEVQVGTKTEWDVGVVKESISRKGHTTATPDSGYWIVWLRNGNEYKATTVPRTRLNVPVKPRAIGVYLDYEAGQVSFYNVDNMSHLYTFIDTFTERLFPYFSPGINDDGENSEPLKVLPPEQPICSIVDWFTITAELRHSVTLLSSAVLLYQAPYSNSLIECLHVSGASYLWAIRLE is encoded by the exons ATGTCTACTACTCCTTTCGACTGTAAGGTTGATCTTCCTTTTGTAGAATGG CATGAAAAGGTAGCTGGCAGCTCAGAGCGTGCACCAAGTAGTGAACTCCGAGTACGCGTTGGAAAGCACCCAGTTCCTTCCGGGAGGCTCACTCGGCGGTATGACTACGGTCCACCGCTTTCTCACCTGCGCACTCGCTTCATTCCGTTCCAAAATCAAATCGGATTTGTAACCAAAG ATTATAAATATGCAGGCTGCAATGAACCAGCCAGTAACCCTACTTCCCGAACTGATGCGAGCGAAGAGACGCCAAGGAAACGctcctttaaaaatagcaccgaAGAGAATAAAAGAAAAT CTCCGGCCTATCTGACCCTGAATCCGAACACAGCTCACCCCCGGCTCCTGCTTTCTGACGACCTGACTATTGTAACTTACGGAGACGTGAAGCAAGACGTCCCGGATAACTCCGAGAGGTTTGACACCTGCGTCTGTGTCCTGGGGTCCGAAGCATTCGCATCTGGGAAGCACTATTGGGAGGTACAGGTCGGGACCAAGACTGAGTGGGATGTGGGCGTGGTCAAAGAGTCCATAAGCAGGAAAGGCCACACCACAGCGACACCAGACTCCGGATACTGGATTGTATGGCTGAGGAATGGGAACGAATACAAAGCTACAACCGTGCCTCGTACCCGCTTGAACGTACCTGTGAAACCCAGAGCCATTGGGGTTTACCTGGACTATGAGGCCGGACAAGTGTCCTTTTACAATGTGGACAACATGTCCCATCTCTACACCTTCATTGACACTTTCACTGAGAGACTCTTTCCTTACTTCAGTCCCGGTATCAACGACGACGGAGAGAACTCAGAACCTCTCAAAGTCCTCCCA cCTGAGCAACCTATCTGTTCCATTGTAGATTGGTTTACAATCACTGCCGAACTGCGGCATAGCGTCACGCTACTGAGTTCGGCAGTGTTACTGTACCAGGCTCCATATTCTAATTCACTGATTGAATGTTTACATGTATCCGGTGCCTCATATTTATGGGCAATTCGGCTTGAGTAG